The DNA sequence TTATATTTCGGTATTGGATTAGATTGGCATTATTTAAATATTGATCGCAATTCTGAATATGGTCATAGAAACACAGTAGATGGGGAATATATGAAATTCAATGAGCAATTAACGCCTTATAGTCAAGAAGCCAACGGTTTCGGATTAAATGTGGGGGTAATCGGTAAAATTACACCTGAGATTCGTTTAGGGGCTGCCTATCATTCTCCTATTTGGTGGTCTGATATGGATGATTACCGATGGATATATGGATACGATGATAAAGGACAATTCGTAGAAGATTATGTTTATTATGATCATTATAAAAATGTATCTCCCGGAAAATTGGTATTAAGTGGCGCTTTTGCTTCCAATATCGTCGATGATGATAATTCCTTGGCCTTTAATTTTGATTTTATTAATTACTTTAATAAAGACATGGAATTTAAAGGAGATGTTGACTATAGGTTAAATAATAATTTTGTTAATGACTACGTAAGAAATTCACAAGAATACCGCGCAGGTATTGAGTACAGGTTTAGAGAACTTAAATTACGCGCCGGTTACGCTTATGCATCTTCTCCTGTAAAAAGTAATTCTATATCAGGAATATGGGATACAAACAGTGATCCTGTATTTGTGAAAAATTACTTAGCAGGTGAAAAAATAAATTGTCTTTTGGAGCCGGATATGATATGGTCAATTTTTGTGGACCTAGGATATCAGTATATTAAAACAGATTATCGCACGACCCTTTCCGGTGACTTTTATACGGTAAGTGGATCCAATCTTGCAATAAGTTTAGATAAACCGTATTTAGGAAAAGTTAATAATATCCAAAATAATTTTGTATTAACTTTGGGTATGAGGTTTTAAAAATATATTCACAATAAAAAATCCTAACTTTTGTTAGGATTTTTTTTTATTTATTTTGAGTAAATCTCTGATTTCAGTTAATAATTCTTCTTGAGAAGGTGGTTTAGGCGTGTTATCTTGTTCTTTTTTCTCTTCGTCTTTCTTATTAAGTCTATTGATCACTTTTATCATCATAAATAAACAAAAAGCAATAATTAAAAATGATAGACAAGTGGATAAAAAGTTACCATATTTAATAGCTGTTCCCGGAATGGTTAATTTAGCCAAATCGGTCAAATCAGCCATCTTTAATGCAGGAGTGAGAACAAGAGGGGTGATAATATCTTCAACTAAAGACGTG is a window from the Apibacter sp. B3706 genome containing:
- a CDS encoding OmpP1/FadL family transporter, with protein sequence MNKKLLYGFILSSMVLIGKSQTNRFYPNDVSDAFSIFGDNSNNTTGTARYIGMGGSMGALGGDLSAVETNPAGLGIFRNSVANISMSILSNKNKATMGNGVNSNTDTNFNVPGAGVALALGDEADLFKVNVGVNFSYQRVDNDVNFSRNTKLNYLYPNKDNVDQLYEMVNYDQYTNGYKSKMKFSLATNYMDRLYFGIGLDWHYLNIDRNSEYGHRNTVDGEYMKFNEQLTPYSQEANGFGLNVGVIGKITPEIRLGAAYHSPIWWSDMDDYRWIYGYDDKGQFVEDYVYYDHYKNVSPGKLVLSGAFASNIVDDDNSLAFNFDFINYFNKDMEFKGDVDYRLNNNFVNDYVRNSQEYRAGIEYRFRELKLRAGYAYASSPVKSNSISGIWDTNSDPVFVKNYLAGEKINCLLEPDMIWSIFVDLGYQYIKTDYRTTLSGDFYTVSGSNLAISLDKPYLGKVNNIQNNFVLTLGMRF
- the mscL gene encoding large-conductance mechanosensitive channel protein MscL, whose translation is MSLIKEFKEFALRGNVVDMAVGVIIGGAFNQIITSLVEDIITPLVLTPALKMADLTDLAKLTIPGTAIKYGNFLSTCLSFLIIAFCLFMMIKVINRLNKKDEEKKEQDNTPKPPSQEELLTEIRDLLKINKKKS